The genomic DNA GAATATGATCTTACTGAAATTGTGACTAATCATACTCTCAATAGACCAAAACCACCAAAGCCAGCTTTGTAGGCAAGCATCAAATTTAGAATGTATCATAGCAAAGGACTTTCTGCTATGCAATAAAACTACACCAGTTTCATTTCTCAAAACCAATGTTGTTCCACTAACATTGAACTCTTTATCCTAAAATGATGCAAAGTTACATTTTAGCCATCCAAAGGGGGGGGACCAGAGTGAGGTTTTGGCTTGGCgctctaatatattttttgttagaatCAACTAaattcaagtatatatatactgtatgtttCCCCGTTActacttatatagttatatttaaCGAATATAAGTTACTAAACTTCATATAGTGACTACCGACTACTAGTGGTGAGCCTAAATGTTTGAGTTCAAAAGTTAATTTTATGTTCATataaatatctctattttagtacttctttaaatttattagattaaaaaaaaaattattacatgaATCAAACCAAGCCTTGGTAAGTGTCGTACCGAGTTAGAAGGTCAAGAAAACGTCGTAAATATAGCATATGAATACagcgtttttttctttatgctATAGTTAACATACTGGCGTATTTTAGATAACGTTTGGGTAATTGTAAAcgctatattatatttttagaagTTACAGTTTTGTTGAAGCGTATCTTACAATATTTAAAACGCTGTCTTTAATTTAGgtggaaaaattatttttcatttcccGGCTATGTACTTAGCTAAAAAACTAAGCGCCCAATTTTTTCATTATTCCCTCTTACTTTTGTCGAAATATCtcacattcttttcttttgcttctctgtTCACGAGCtagggttttttattttctttcctttgatTTTTAGATTCTTGTCGAAAATCTCACATTCTTAGATTCTTTATCTCTAAAAAGTTCTTTAGCTCTCTCCGAaattctcttatctctctcagATAGTCTTTCTGCAAATTTATGGAAATCGAAGTTAGAACTTCTTGTATTTGTACTTGTGGAACTTCTTGTATTTGTACTTGTGGAACCTTTCTCTTGTATTTCACGATTGTGGCtatatgaactttttttctttaaatattgttGGTTTGACAAATGACAAGATGTTTatctaataaacaaaatataacagagctaattaatataagaaaaacaaaatctagggtacaataaaattaataatacaaaacaaatgatatgaaacaataaataataacgaAGATTAATTGCTATTATAAAGTATACaatagaaataaagaaaacgcaatctaaaagataattaatatagCATAAGGTAAAACCGCTAAGTAAAGTGCCATATCTATTATAACGGGCGCAGACATAGCGTTTGTTATAACGCTATGCTTTCCTGTTATAGCGTTTTCCGGACGCTATATATGTgacattttcttgtagtgtctcctcaatcaaattataagggCACAATTATTATCATAGCCgttgaattatatataaaacaaagtcGATTTTGGTttaagataaaaagaaaaataaataaaacagacTTCAATGACCAGGATAAGATCGCCGATTCAGCATtcattcaatgaagaacaattCTTGGGTCCCTTTGTTCACCTGTTCTTATTTTAACAATGAGAATCTGACATGTTATAACATATTTAAGAACctatttattcatttataaaataaggaaacaaaatctgtgtatattattataaaattaaaaactcaaaccgtttttttataaatctaaaccgatatataatttcattctaattgtaaaatctaaaccctaaccatctcatttgtaaacccaaaccgacatataatttcattataattgtgaaatctaaactctaaccatctcatttgtaaacctgAACCGAgtaaccgatatataatttcattctaattgtgaaacctaaaccctaacaatcttatttgtaaacccaaaccgacatataatttcgttttattgtaaaatataaaccttaaccacttcatttgtaaatccaaaccgacataaaattttattttaattgtaaaatctaaaccaaaccaatatttaattttctttaattaaaagtatacagaatttgtttccttaattttttttgctttttaattgaattttgatttattttttaaataaaaataatgtataaaagattttgattggttgaaaaggaaTGAGTGAATAAAAGGGTTCACCTTATAAGTGaacctaaatatttttcttcaatGAATCGGGTGATATGATgtactgtaattttttttttttggttctaaagGAAAGAGATTTGTATCTAATCTTCCAAAATTCCAGTTTCAATACACTctcctaaatttttttgtggttcttaAATGAAgatttgtatcttttttttttttgctaattacTATATAAAATTCGTTGAATTTgcagtttttttccaaaatttgaatacaatgataacatTTATTGACAGCCATTTCGttgaatttgattatttgattcCTTTAAAAGTCATTGTAGATACTTtacctatatattttttttgtgcaaaatctttttttctctaagaTCAGAAATTATCTTGTTTATATACTTCATATTCTGACATTTTCACCAAAACATCAACCCAAAAACAAGTTCGACAAATATGAATTTCGTTATGCTCTCGAAAATGCTATCAGCATTGTCGTTCATTAGCTTGTTTTATGTTGGCTCTGCCCAACAATCAAATGGGAACTCAACGGTTTCGGCACTTTTCGCTTTTGGAGACTCAATACTTGATACGGGCAACAATAATCTTCTTCTCACTCTTACTAAAGTCAATTTTTTCCCATACGGTCGAGATCTTGTAGGTGGAAGAGCTACAGGAAGATTTGGCAATGGGAGAGTTTTTTCAGATATGATTGGTATGTGTATTCATTCTTTTGATCTCTAGCTAGAACATTTTACTGTTGATATGTTTGTAACGGATACATCAGTTTTGAATACTATTAGTCAATGACACAAATATTCTCTGGTAGCAATTAATGTCTTTGCGTGTGacataaccaaaataaatgtcTTTTGTGTGCAGCCGAAGGTTTGGGATTGAAGAGTCTCTTACCAGCATACCGTGACCCATTCCTCTCGAACAATGATCTACCAACTGGTGTTTGTTTCGCATCCGGTGGTTCTGGACTTGATGCAATCACTGCTAGAATACAagtaaaatattactattctGTCCCAAAAATTATAAcacgtttttttaatttatatcaaaatttaattagattatattTTGGTGTGGTTAGGGAGTTATATGGGTGTCAGACCAGGTTACAGACTTCCAAAACTACATCACCAGACTAAATGGTGTAGTAGGATATCAAGAACAAGCAAATACGATTATATCAAATGCTGTTTATCTAATCTCAGCTGGAAATAACGATATTGCTATCACCTATTTTACTACGATGTCTAGAAGGTTACAATACACTGTTTCAGGCTACACTGATCTCTTGGTCACTTGGACTCGTGATCTCATAAAGGTACACAATCAATAttgcaaaatataaaacataattaaatacgATTAGATTTTAGTCAAATATTGCATTTATAATATTCTATATTTCTaatgtttcttccttttttttttttggttttttgaagaGTTTATATGATATGGGCGCAAGAAAATTTGCGGTTATGGGAACATTACCGCTAGGCTGCTTACCAGGAGCAAGAACCATGCTTGGGAGTTTAATATGTGAAGTCTTCTCAAATCAAGCAGCTGATATGTTCAACAAAAAATTATCTGCCGAGCTTGAAAAACTTGGTGCAACATTTCCGGGGGCAAAATTCATGTACATAGATATGTACACTCCTCTTCTTGGTCTAATCAACAACCCTCAAGCTTCAGGTAATCAATCACATGATTCAACAAGACAACTCATATGTgtgtttttaaaacatttaattaatatGCTATCATTCGTTGGAAAAATGCATGCTGCAGGGTTCATTGATGTATCTCATGGATGTTGTTGTACGCCGACGTCCATAATACCGTGCTTGGACGCGTCTCGATACGTGTTTTGGGATATTGCCCATCCGACTGAGAAGTCATACAAAACTATCACACCACCGATTATTGAAGATATCAAAGCAAAGCTCGCATGATCAATTATTAAGCTTTTTAGATTCGGTGATTATGAATACCGATCAGTATGTTTTGATGTAATAAGTTATCGGTTACGCACATAACCACAACGTTGCTCTTTGTTCAAATCCAATATTCGTTATTCCTAACAAAGATACATTTTGGATCTTAGGGTTGACTTGAACCCTCTCATGTTCTCAGAAACAAGTTAAGTCTATATATTTGAGCTTTCTAGTAAACGCTTACTAATATCCTGAAGAGATATCAACTAATATCAAACGTTGGATTTATTCAATGAAAATCActatcaacaaattaaaatttaacttatgATCATGTTTTCTTATCACGTGCATACCTTTGTTATGACATCTAGAACATATAAGTTTTCCACAAAATACTTCAAAAAAAGTCATATTTATtagttgttcaaaaaaaaacaagtcatatttattattaaattatttggcAAAATAgacagtttttaaaatataattataaaagtagtacaatcactatttataattagcAAATTACACATTTTCTACTGTTCACAAGACCTTTCAACCCTCATCAACATTTCATATTTNTCACATGCAATtgagtctctgtttttttttttttttttttttaatatatgctctctacaatcttaaaaacaaaaaatgctgactaattaaaatttgttttctaaagtTTTAAAGATGtataaaaatctatgttttttttttataatttgatatgcattttgtttcatgattttatttgataatgttaaatattttttataaattttgtatatgtacacattattaagtgtatagatgtctgtacacattagtAAGTGTACAGATGTATGTACATATTAGTAAGTGTACAGATGTACtttgtataatttgtttaatttttagggtttcagatATTTGTATCATAATGGTTTTATacaaattacatatgtacacttaataatgtgtgtCTGTACTCTTAACAATGTGTACACTAAATAAGGTGtacaatacaaaatatataaataatatatttaaaaattattaaataaaatcatatcaaattgtaaagaaaaaatatatattttttttgtatccaagaaaatttctaaaaaaagattatattaacaattatttgaataattatgattgaaggaaaaaaatttcTCATCTACACACATACTCCTTTTGGTAATCTTCTCACCCAAACCTATGTCCAACAATCTCTCCTATCTCACATATTCTCTATTACACAACAcctatttttccaattttgaaTAGTAAATGTATTAGTTTACCAATTAAGTTtccaaaatatactaatatgcAAACAAACCCTTTATTATTTATGCTATTGTCTGTATAATCTTCGTTTCGGTCCATACTCGGATATTCCTACTTTATTCAGAGAGCCTTCAAACACCGTTTTCGTGGAGCATCTTTTTATGTCGATTGttgaaaaaaggaagaaaaaaaagtactgttttaacatttatttattttcttacaaaaaaatttgttctttaGTGAAACGAAAACTTAAGATTTAAATCTCACTGCTTCATATAGCTAGATTCCTTTGCCTGTCACGTGAATCCAAAACCTCAcgttaatttttagttttaaactaGTCCCCCTTGCGAGAATTTTAGTGTAGGAATGCCAAAATATTTTAACGATCTTGTTAATGTAAACGGTGTAAAATTTAACTAGTCCCTTCaatttgtaaaattaaatttttaattaatatagtttGGAACTATAGTGAACTGTGTAGACGAGTTTTAACTATTTCTCTAGAACTTATATGATTAAAccaagaaggagaaggaaaaaaaatgaaaatattcataCTATTAAACTATGCATAATTTGCAAACCAATTAACTTTACGAGTCATAGAACAAAGGTTCGAATTAGTCTTCTGACAGCTTCGAAAGGTCTGATAAATTTTGTCATTACTACATTCCCCAAACacatatattctttcttttaacaTGGTTGTCTGCAACAGTGTAAAAATgaacaatttttctttcaaactgctgatttttatttgttatagttAGGTTGTAAATgtacaaattttcttttgcacTTATACAAACTACGGTAATTACTAACCACAAACAATCCATTTCAATACGATAATCCTAGTTTTCAGCTACCAATATTAATCGTTGATAATTGTTTActttgatgttaaaaaaaaacaaaaaaagaagttagaTATTTACTTTCAActtgactgtttttttttatatatatatttcatttttataaaccctaataaaaagaaggaaaagaaaggaCACCGGCCTTTTTCTCTCTATAAAGAGAAAAATCTCCAAAAGGCAATGAGAGAAATGTGAAGCTGCTTTCACAGCCCTTGTTTGCGTCTTCCACTCAAGTAGAAAGAAATCAGAAGTACCATCAATGGCTTCTTCAAcatctctcttcctcctcctccctctccttcttcttctctcccacgCTTCAggtattctattttttttttatctcagatcttttgaatttaaattcatatattattattaatcacatcaaaaccaaactaatGACATTTTGGGTTTGCCTATTTCGTTGAACTTTAGCTTCAACGGTCATATTCTACAACAAGTGCACATACCCAGTCTGGCCTGGGATCCAAGCTAGCTCCGGTCAACCGCTCCTCGCCGGCGGCGGATTTAAACTCTCTCCCAAAAGAGCTTACACTCTCCAACTTCCACCTCTCTGGTCCGGTCGCTTCTGGGGCCGCCACGGTTGCTCCTTCGACAGATCTGGCCGTGGTCACTGCGCCACCGGAGACTGCGGTGGTTCTCTCCTCTGTAACGGAGCTGGCGGTGTACCTCCGGCTACACTCGCCGAGATCACCCTCGGTCATGACATGGACTTTTATGACGTCAGCCTCGTTGATGGGTATGTCTCTCacttaaaccaattttttttttaattcggttcggtttaactTTTGTTTAGCGTTCAtcagtattatttttatattgtatatgattaattatatttataatgtgAATGGATTTGATATGGTAACATAATTAGGgggtggaaaaaaaaagtttcaaaaaaggCCTGAACCGAATCAAAATTTTACTGACTTTAGTGTacatgaaatcaaaattttatatattttgatatttacatacgaatattttttaaaaatataatcatatatataaaagtagagtttcagtttctccttattggtccacttggcaatgtaattttaacaaaaaaaaaattatattaaaacacaaatttaaaacaattaattttcatatttaactcacataatataaaactgaaatctttatagcttctccctataaattatgcattaactttatttctccactaagttgtattaatcaattgtattaaaacaaaacaataaattagaattgtaactctcatttttctaaatgtaatttttcatcatttctcttcctataaatactcattatcttattctcttagtctatcactctttcattctctcatcttcttccactactctcaaatctcttttttgttttgttttgttttgttttgtattttttttgttattgttgttgtatgggttataaaaaatcaaatcaaatatcattgtaaaagcttagttttagagtttgtatgatatgtatatcttatatatttattttaatcttttaaaatgtttatctccattttctattttatattaacatcttataagtcattattttcatacttccttacaatattcaccacacaataagatcataaagttgaaatgatccatatgtaattatctattatgtctctggttatctcacatattcatgtatcatttttaataatttataaagatcaatataatatttaaagatcaatataattatccatttatccatttataaagactattttgttttgtgattcaattgttaaatctgcagatatcaatataatatatatatatatatatatatttatgatttgaggtttttgaaaacaaaaagaacataattaaacaattggttttttgtgtctttaatcaaaataaaaaatgatccaaaaaacaaaacatattcaactggaacttaaatataaaaataaaatataattttaaaaatatcatttcactaaattctctaaagatgaaaccattagtatgaaatctagcactataaattaaattgatgagtgaaaaccaaaaaaatataagttatccttgggattttaaaaattattgagattgaagaattcatataattttataagaaaactaatttagtttgtcacttaaaaagtaatattttttattttgaaatattatgtgtaagtgttgagtttatatcaacaaacaaccaaatcatgtgaattttgattcagccacttggtattccttttattttaggttataaaaaattaaaatatttatttataattaaagacatgtaactccatttaactcaaatgtaactcctatccaataattgtacattaattcattcctcctactaacttattatctttcaagagaaattatttttggttaaattttaatattttttatttattttggttggctaaacttatattcatattttggttggctaaattaatatatttctcatgtaaaattattgtttataatatatttctcatttcaaagtttaaagcaatatatcatatatataaatgtaaggttttggtctctccttattggttgattttcatttaatgttttctaattttttttttttttttttttctaattgctttaaacaatatttaagacccaataaacacaatacatttaactcacacattaaaataaaattataactgaaaataaaataaattatgcattaatcatattctaccactcaattttattcaaacacaataaattactattgtaactccatagttctaaatgtaacttccatcattttttatcatataaataagcattctctcaatctatcattctctcatattgacattcttttactatctcattttcacattctctcattctcttctacaatacctcaaatcatttttcgtttttttttgttatttttgatttcttatttttgttgtatgggttgtaaaaaaaaaatgaaatatcattgtaaattgttaatgctaaattttaattttagagactacatgatatatattttacattgttcttattttaaaagatttatctcctttatctaatttggattattatcttataagtaatcattctctcttcctctcccaccaatatcaaatgttgttatatctcatatgtgttgtaagagtttgattctatattttaatttagaaagtattatatatatatatatattacattgttctattttttaaagattcatctccattatctaatttggattaccatcttatagtaaacattctctcctcctctcctaccaatatcaaatgttgttatatctcatatgtgttgtaacttgtaagagtttgattctatattttaatgtagaaagtattatatatatttaacattgttttcaatttttattttatttatataaaaaatatttcttttatatttcttgcctttctaatctattcatatttattttttaa from Camelina sativa cultivar DH55 chromosome 7, Cs, whole genome shotgun sequence includes the following:
- the LOC104702058 gene encoding GDSL esterase/lipase At1g73610-like → MNFVMLSKMLSALSFISLFYVGSAQQSNGNSTVSALFAFGDSILDTGNNNLLLTLTKVNFFPYGRDLVGGRATGRFGNGRVFSDMIAEGLGLKSLLPAYRDPFLSNNDLPTGVCFASGGSGLDAITARIQGVIWVSDQVTDFQNYITRLNGVVGYQEQANTIISNAVYLISAGNNDIAITYFTTMSRRLQYTVSGYTDLLVTWTRDLIKSLYDMGARKFAVMGTLPLGCLPGARTMLGSLICEVFSNQAADMFNKKLSAELEKLGATFPGAKFMYIDMYTPLLGLINNPQASGFIDVSHGCCCTPTSIIPCLDASRYVFWDIAHPTEKSYKTITPPIIEDIKAKLA
- the LOC104702059 gene encoding thaumatin-like protein isoform X2, translated to MASSTSLFLLLPLLLLLSHASASTVIFYNKCTYPVWPGIQASSGQPLLAGGGFKLSPKRAYTLQLPPLWSGRFWGRHGCSFDRSGRGHCATGDCGGSLLCNGAGGVPPATLAEITLGHDMDFYDVSLVDGYNLAMSIMPVKGTGKCTYAGCVSDLNRMCPVGLQVRSRDGKQVVACKSACSAFNSPRYCCTGLFGNPQSCKPTAYSKIFKVACPKAYSYAYDDPTSIATCSKANYVVTFCPHHGR